The Ranitomeya imitator isolate aRanImi1 chromosome 6, aRanImi1.pri, whole genome shotgun sequence genome window below encodes:
- the DERL1 gene encoding derlin-1, whose protein sequence is MSDLGDWFRSIPLITRYWFATSIAVPLLGKLGLINPMYLILWPEYFLHKFQIWRPVTATFYFPVGPGSGFLYMVNLYFLYQYSSRLETGAFDGRPADYVFMLLFNWICIVITGVIMDMQLLMIPLIMSVLYVWSQLNRDMIVSFWFGTRFKACYLPWVILGFNYIIGGSIVNELIGNLVGHLFFFLMFKYPMDLGGRSFLSTPQFLYRWFPSRRGGVSGFGVPPASARRAADDQAGGGGRHNWGQGFRLGDQ, encoded by the exons ATGTCGGACCTCGGGGACTGGTTCCGGAGCATCCCGCTCATCACCCGGTACTGGTTCGCCACCTCTATAGCTGTTCCCTTACTGGGGAAGCTCGGCCTCATCAACCCCATGTACCTGATCCTGTGGCCGGAGTATTTCCTGCACAAGTTCCAG ATATGGAGACCGGTCACCGCCACGTTTTATTTCCCGGTCGGTCCCGGCTCTGGATTCCTCTACATGGTGAACCTGTATTTCCTATATCAGTATTCCAGCAGACTGGAGACAG GTGCCTTTGACGGGCGGCCCGCAGATTATGTGTTCATGCTCCTCTTCAACTGGATCTGTATTGTT ATAACGGGAGTAATAATGGACATGCAG CTGCTGATGATCCCCCTGATCATGTCCGTCCTGTACGTCTGGTCGCAGCTGAATCGGGATATGATCGTGTCTTTTTGGTTCGGCACAAGATTCAAG GCGTGCTATCTACCCTGGGTCATACTTGGATTCAACTACATTATTGGAGGATC GATCGTCAATGAGCTGATCGGGAATTTGGTCGGACATCTTTTCTTTTTCTTAATGTTCAAATATCCAATGGACCTCGGGGGCAGGAGCTTCCTCTCCACACCGCAGTTTTT ATACCGTTGGTTCCCCAGCCGGAGAGGCGGCGTCTCGGGATTCGGCGTGCCACCAGCAAGTGCCAGACGAGCAGCAGACGATCAAGCAGGAGGCGGGGGACGACACAACTGGGGTCAAGGATTTCGGTTGGGCGACCAATGA